A segment of the Arachis hypogaea cultivar Tifrunner chromosome 5, arahy.Tifrunner.gnm2.J5K5, whole genome shotgun sequence genome:
tttctccttccatttcctgaattttaggaacgtattttgatggtatttttgtatattttgaatctttatttataaacccttttttaaaagcataattatcaaaacctgtttcccatttaaaatgagattgattatccttagatgttccagaaTTGAAGATCAACAACCGCGAAGTGCATAGTTTTTACAGTTTTTGGCtggaaaaatacaataaattaattCTGAATGTgagtaaagagttaataaaaaacaAAGATAAGATGACTGGTGTACTTCTAAAAAATGAATGGAATCATGTGGAGTTGACATATTCTAAGGTCAATCATGGGCCTGTCATTCAAACTGGATTCCATTTATTTGAAAGAAGTAGTAGCATGGAGGATATTCAATTCACTGATCCACTGAAAGAAGAGCAGAGAGTGGTGGAAAGGGAACATTCTCAGAGACAATTTATGCAGCAGAAACAAATGTTGGCTTTAGTCGATCCGTATATGGGACAATGCAAAGTTTTGCTTTCATTGCTTCCGCCTCCAGAATTCGACAATAAAAAGAATTACTCAAACTCAATGCCTTCAGAGCAGTTAAGATGCTCCACTCTTGTCCCACTCCCAGGTAAATATTACATTTCTTTCTCATGTGCTTTCAGtattacttttagttttactGTGTACTTCGCTCGTTTCATGAGATGCATAATTGATTTTGTCAAGGAAAATATAGATAACTACCagttttttatgtatatataaagatAATCTTTGATATTATATAGATATCTGCCagtcttaaaattttaataaatttacaatatatatttttatgtgattaaacttttattatttcacaaaatatttttttattcatatttataattatgtatttaaaattattttataatatttattaatagttGCCATCATTTATTTGAGTCCGCCAATCATTAATCTCAACCTTGTCTTGTCTCCTGCCTTTTGGATTTTACCTAGTATCCCAGGATTGTCTAGCAAAGGCTCCAGGAGAATCATCTCAAGCCCCTTTTGATGAGACTCAAAGTATGCAGTCCCCTAGTCCCACATCATCAAGTGGAAAACTTAGTGGACAAGAAATATACGTGAAAACCTGTTCCACTGGATTGCCAACAACATTTGACAAGTCTTACATAAATCAAGTTCCTCCAATTCAAGATGATACAGAAATGGAAGCATTTTATTCTTCTCTTGATGTTAGGAGTCATGTTCTTTCATGTTCCCAAGATCATTTGTCCACTAATGCTCTAAGCGAAGAGACCAGGGAAgcaataaaaatagtaaaatacttCATCTCTGGCGATGCTTCGGTTCTGTTGCATCAACAACAGTACAGTGCAGTGAGAACTAGCTTAGAGTACCTTTCCAATTTGTCTGCAGATGATGGCCTATCAGGACAAGTGCTAACTTTGATATCagaagcttcatggttcttgaCCCATTGGAGTAAGGATTTCGTGGAAGCAAGCATGAAATTTGAGTACACGACATCCGAGCTGCAGAAAGCTGATGCATTGGAAGCAGGTCTAGAAGCTAACAAGAATCAGTTCAAAGAAGCTGTAGCCATGGaaaatgaaaaaggtaaaatgggACAAGAAGAGCATATCAAAATTGTTGAAGCTAACTTATCTGCTTATGAATCAGAAAAGAATATGGCCCTGAAGAGGAAGAGAGATATCTTTGAAGAAGGGAGGACACTTAAAGCTCAACTAGACAAGTGGAGGGGTGAAAAAGTGCCACGTTTGAGGCACGAGCAGGGTCTAGCAAAGGCTATTCAAGCAAAAATCTCAGCTGAATGGTCAAAACTTGGAGAAAAATTTAAGACCATTGTTTTGGACTGAGATGTCTGTGTAAGAATTCAAGAGTAGTTTATGGTACATTTTCTGTTACTGGATGTTGCATTGCATCGGTGAAAATTCTGTTGTTATGTGTAAGTGTAATGCCAAAACCTGCTGCGAAGGAGCAGAATACCATGCAAGTATGCAACATTTCATCATGATATTGATCATAGATTCTTTTATCAAAGTgaagcttgctattgctaagtTGCTTTTTCCAAATTATACTATATtcttcttgttgtttatgaacaGAATAGAAACTGCCAAATTCCAGCACAACGTGCTGACACTAAGGCGCATAGTTAATAGTGATCCCGATACGTCGCACAAAAAATATTCAACATATACCTAGGTATCTgaccaagattttttttttttaagggaaaaattatacctatgtATATGTAAAAAAGAATACAGTTAATTAAATCGACTCATTAGATAGGTAGAGTGTAAAGAACAGCGAGGTGTTACTGTTATCATTCATGGCTGATTGGACCTACGATGTGTTCTTGAGTTTCAGAGGCAAAGATATTCGGCAACGGTTCATTGGCCATCTCTATAAAGCTCTTTGCCGGAGGGGATTCCACACCTTCATTGATGACGTGGAGATCGAGCGAGGAGAGGATATCACACGCTCACTTCTCACTGCAGTTGAAAACTCCATGATTGCAATTCCGGTGTTCTCGGAAAACTATGCAACTTCAAGTTTCTGCTTGGACGAACTGGTTAACATCATGGAGTGTGCCAAGACGAAGGGGCAGATTGTTTTGCCGGTGTTCTATGACGTGGATCCTTCCGATGTGCGAAATCTGAGGGGGAGTTTTGGTGAAGCAATGGAAAAACATGAGGAGAGGATGAAGCTCAAGGAAGATAAAGAGAGGTTGGAGAAATGGAAGATGGCTTTTATGCAAGCTGCTAATCTTTCTGGATTTCATTTTAAACTTGGGTACCTTGCTATATTTCTATGCAATACTCCAGATTTTGTTCATCTCTTTAATAACGATCAATAAACATGCATCATTTATGAATATTTAAAATGAGTAAGGCTGTGTTAGACCAAACAAAGCAGAATTGTGTCACATTTCAATGTATAACGTTTTTTTCATCCAACTAATCAACTCTACCTAATGatataaaaaagtttaattattttgttggtctttatagttttaacaaatttataattagattcatatatatattttttaattgagtttttatactgtttttaattttgtaattaagtctttaaaaaatattagagttaacgaaatattttttcataaattaaagatACTCATAATTAGGTCTTTCATCATATTTTTTTGGAAAGAGTATTccgataattttaatattttttactcgaaaaggatttaattataaaattaaaaggagTATAGAAgctcaattgaaagaaaaaaaaagtataaaaatttaattataaatttaattaaattatagaaagtaatagaataattaaaaaataaaaaactttattcaaaactgtttttaaatttcttattttttgccTTTCGTTctggtaaatttttattttatgacgTCGGAGTTTAACGATTATGTTGGTATTTACTaacaataaaatctaaaataaaatatcttagattccaaaaatgaaaagatactaaaattaaaacttactTAAAAGTAAGCTTAAATAGCAAAAGACATGCATAGAATCTATTTATCAAACCATGGCATAAcatgaaaagatttgaattgtgATGCATGTGTTGGTTAACCTTAGCATGTTGACTGCACAGGGCCGAATCTGAATGCGAGTTTACTGAGAAGATTGTGAAAACAGTCTCCAAATGGATTCATCACACTTGTTTATATGTTTCAGATCAAGTAGTTGGACTAGAATCTCAGATTCCAGAACTGAACTTACTTTTGGATGTTGAATCCAGTGACAGAGTTCACATGGTAGGGATTCATGGCATTGGCGGAATAGGTAAAACAACTCTTGCTCGCGCCGTCTACAATTCCATTGCTGACTCATTTGAAGGTGTATGTTTTCTTGGTAATGTAAGAGAAAATTCAATAACACATGGCTTAGTGTATCTCCAACAAATGCTGCTTTCAAAGTTAGTTGGTGATGAAAGAGATATTAAGTTAGGTGATGTCAGTGAAGGAAAGAAGGTGATAGAGCGTAGGCTCAATCGAAAGAAGGTTCTGTTGATTGTAGATGATGTTGATAGATTGGAGCAGTTAAAAGCAGTTGCAGGGGACTCTGTTTGGTTTGGTTCTGGTAGTAGAATCATTGTAACAACTCGAAACAAAGGCTTGTTAACGAGTCATGGAATTGTAAGAACATATGAAGTGGAGAAGTTAAATGATAAAGAAGCACTTGATTTACTTAGATGGAATGTTTTCAAAACAAGAGAGGTTGATCCAAGTTACTCATACATTTTGAACAGAACGGTTGCTTTTGCTTCTGGCTTGCCACTTGCATTGGAAGTAATAGGGGCTAATTTGTTTGGTAAGAGTAAAGATGAGTGGGAATCTGCTTTGGATCAGTATAAAAGAAGTCCTAAGAGGGAGATTCAAGAGATTCTTAAAGTGAGTTTTGATGGattggaggaggaagagaagaagatctTTCTTGACTTTGCTTGTTTCTTTAATGGATATAGATCCAAGTATGTTGAGGAGATACTGCGTGCTCATCACGGCTTTTGCCCCAAGAACAGCATGCGAGTTTTGATTGATAAGTCTTTGGTGAAGATTGAAGATGATAGAGTGATGTTACATGATTTGATTCAAGATATGGGTAGAGAAATTGTTCGACAAGAATCAGAAGACCCTCGAGGGCGTAGCAGAATTTGGAACTTTGAGGATGCAAAACGTGTTTTGGAACAAGACAAGGTAAGTTGGATTCTCTTTTACAATGCTCAAATTTGGTTCATGAAAGATTATGTATGACTTAAATTGACTTATGTGTGATCTTTGAACaatcattttgagtattaactcttaTTTTTCCTTTAATCCTTTAAATGATATGTTAAGGTCATTATCTATCTAAAGTTGTTTGCTGCTTTTATGGGCTAGCAGGGTAGCCATAAAATTGAAATTATCAAGCTAGCATTCCCCAAAGCTGATGAAAAACTTAATTGGGATGGTGTAGCATTCATAAAGATGAATAATCTCAGAACAATTGATATTAATAAAGGTGACTTTTCAGACAGTCCCAAACATCTTCCAAATAGTTTGAAAGTGCTTAAATGGCGAGGATATCCTTCACAAattttcccatttgatttttatcCAAAGGAAATAGCCATATTGTGGTTACCAGATAGTTCCATATCATCACTCATTAGTTTCTTTCAGAAGCAAAAGGCAAGTACAATACAAGaagtctattttttttataatcatgaacattaatttatccattttaagcctatttatttgatttatattaCTTTTTCTTTGGCAGAAGTTCATGAATTTGAGAGTTTTGAATTTCAGAAATTGCCAGCACCTAGAACAAATACCTGATTTATCTGTTGCCCCACATTTGGAAGAATTGTCTTTCTGTTGGTGTAAGAACTTAACTGAAGTTCATAAATCAGTTGGCTTGCTAAATAAACTTAGAATGTTGGATGCAAAGGGTTGTTGCAAGCTTAGGAGTTTTCCAGACCTTATGTTGCCTGCTCTCGAGCAACTCCGCCTTTCGTCTTGTTCAAGTCTTGAGAGTTTTCCAGAAATATTAGGGAAGATGGAAAGTTTAACAAAACTTGAGTTAGAATGCACTCCAATAAAAGAATTCCCACCTTCAATTCGTTATATTACTAGGCTTGAAAGATTAGAATTGTGGCACTCTAAGATTGTTCTGTTGCCAAGTGGCATTTTTCTGATGAAAGAGCTTAAGTGCTTGAGAATTCGAAACTGTGATGGTTTGCTGTTACATTCACAAGAGAAAGTTGAGGAGCAAATAAGCTCGGTTGTGTTTTCCAATCAGCAacactttgatttcagaaactgCAATGTATCAAATGAGTTTCTTCAAAGGAGTGTTCCTTGGTTTGTCAATGTGAAAGAGCTGAATCTATCATCCAACAGTTTCACAATTCTTCCTGCATGCATTGAAGGATGTACCTTCTTGAAGGTACTTATTTTGGATTATTGTGGGAATCTTCGAGAAGTCGGAGGGATTCCACCAAACATTGAAAAATTCTCTGCAAGAAGATGCATATCCTTAAAAAGTTTGGACCTCACTCTCCTATCATTCACCAAAGATTGTTACTTTCTGAAGGAACTCATTTTGGATGGTTGTGAGAATCTTGAGGAAATAAGGGGCATTCCACCTAGCATAGAAGTTTTGCATGCACCAAGCTCTACATTGTTGACTTCCTCTTCTAGGAGCATGTTTTCTAACCAGGTTACTCTAAACCCCAAATTCTaaaaactttataaaatatttagactTGATATAAGCACACATTTGTTGCCCCATCACAAATGATTTCTTGTGTTGTTTTGTTTTGATTGACATTTTCATTAGGTTAAGAGTTgttaatggtggtggtggtggtttgtGATATAGGTAATAATGTCATTTTAGGAAAAGAATCCTCTAAATCAAGGAATTTAGTAATGAGAGAAAGTgagtttagttattaattttgtaattaacatCATGTGTGAGTCTTACTATCTTGATTTAAGGGCATTAGAATGTCACTTTTTCTGTCAAGTACTTAGTTATCAAACAAGTTAAAAAATTCTTGACCTTGCCGAATTCTTATGAGAAGCAGGATTTACATGAggatgtaaatgacaaggaatcaTGGCTGCCAATGCCAGGAACAAAAGTTCAGGAGTGGTTCAACTATTCTCGCCACGGATCATCAATTTCTTTCTGGTTTAGAAACAAGTTTCCAGCCATATCACTCTTTGTGATTAATGAACTGAAAAAGACTTCATTTGAACCCAAGTTGACCATCAATGGTCATGAAATGCATCTTTTTTCCTTATTCTCTCTGCAAAAAGATCACATACTGATTCTAACTCTGGGTCCAAAACAAACTGAATTCAAAGATGAGGTAAACAATGTGATTTCTAAAGATGAATGGAATCATGTGGAGTTGTCTTCTGATCATGCAGTGCATGGAGTAGGTGGTGGAACTATATATGAGAGCATGATGCAAATTGGACTCCAtgtattcaagcaatttagtaaCATGGAAGATATAAGATTCACTGATCCGTTCTTGTTGGAAGAAGTTCATAGCTTGGAGGGTATTGGATATTCTCCTACACAATTTGTGCAAAGGCATCAAAATTTGACTTCATTGGAAAGAAGTGTGGAGCAAGAAATAGTATCTCATTCATTGCTTCCATCTCCATCATTCAGTGACAATTTGAATTGGGAGTCAAACACAATTGTTACAGAGCACAAAACTAACACAATTAGTGTCCAAGGTAAATATATGTGTGGCATTTCTTAATAATTAATGTGGCGAAAAACTACACATGATATAGTCTTATGAAATTTGTACTTGAGAACATtcattttcataaataaaaactAGGACAAGATTGGCACCCATGCAAACAAAATTATTTAGTTCTtgatcaacatataaattattattgtttcATTAGCTATCTAAGTTgaataaaaagaaacaatttaATTCCATTAACTTATCAATTAGAAGAAAATCAGTCTCGAAACACAAAATTTGAGTCcctttagtatttttaaaaagtGGAGACAAAGGGAATTGAAATTGCTGGGATTAGAAACTGAAACTTTAACATTTCTTTCCAAAATACTCTCACGtaacattttaaatttcaaatctaccATTCAACCTTCATATTTATCTTAAACCAAAAACATAATATTTAGACATAACTCAGTCTAGTATATTTTATACCAAACATAATCTAAAGACTTAATTTAGTCTCTGTCTCTTGGTCTCAGTCTCCCTTCTAAGAGCAGCCAAGAAAATTCGGGTTTTTCATTTCGAGAAAGCATCTCCTAGAAAGCAAATGGAACTATTTTTGAAAGAGATTAATCTCTTTTCTTGATTCTTGGCGTTTCTGTTTTTGAAAAGCCTAAcatcatatttttttatcaacttcAATTGCTCTGTTTAACACTACATTGACTATAATACCCTATTCTATGCATTGACTAATCATTTCACACTCTCTTTTGTTTTGGATTTACTCTAGCATATGAGGATAATCTAGCAAATGCTGTAGGAGAGTCATATCAAACACCATCCATAGCTAACACAGAAAACGTTCATGACCCAATTCCCACCACTCCATCAAGTAGTGATAAAGATAGTGGACAGAAAATGTACACACAAACTTGTAGCACCACTTTGCTAATAAAATTTGATGAGCCTTTGATAAATCAAGCTCCTCTAACTCAAGATGATAATGATGTGGAGATGGAAGCATTTTATGCTACTCTTGATGCTGAGACACATGATGTTCTTTCCCCGAATTCCAATGATGATCCAGCAACCACCACTGCTCCAAGTAAAGAAGCCAAGGAAGCATTGAAGACAGTACAAGACTTCATCACAAAGAATGATGCTTCAGTGTTGTTGGATGAAGAAAACTACAATGTCATGAAGAACAGTTTGCATTACCTATCCAATTTGTCTTCAAAAGATGGCATATCAGGAGAAGTTGAAACCTTGGTATCAGAAGCTTCATGGTTGTTCAATTGTTGCAGTGTGGAATACATTGAATCATGTAGGAATATTGAGTCCACAGCATCAGAGCTACAAAGGGTTGATGAATTAGAAGCAGGATTGGAAGGAAACAAGAACAAGCACAGGGAGTTGAGGCAAAAGTTAGATTGGatggagaaaagaaagaaggagctGGAAGAGGAAATGAATGCCATCAAAGCTAAGTTATGTGATTGTGAATCAGAAAAGAAGATTGTTGTTCAGAAAAAGAAAGATGTATTTGAAGAAGCAAAGACACTCAAAGCTCAAAGAGATGAGTGGAGGAAAAAGGTGCCACAATTGCGGCATCAACAGAGTATAGCAAAGAgtaatcatgcaaaattcacaggTGAATGGTCGAAACTAGGAGAAAAATTTAACACCATTGTTATAGACCACTTAGAAGTAGTAAAGCCTTGATTAGAGCATCTATTATGCGGACTGTGATATACATATACATTAGAGTTAATAATTTTCAATTGAAATTAATGTTGCACAGTTAGTAGTTATTCTACAATAAATTTATCCAGATGATAAGTTTTGGCAAAATATCATTACAAAACCATCTCTATgtaaaattgtattattttacATGGAAGCAATATCCCTAAAAAATCTCTTATATTATCAGTTGTTTGAACATATGAGATTTCACAAATTGGATCAAGCTAAATAGAAACATAGAAGCATATAAAAAGGCAAATAGATAAAAGTATGCAAAACAATTAAGCCAACTGCCATTATCATGTATAACAGATAAAAAGGCAAATCAATAAACATATAATCATACAATTGTAATAAAAACTATCAACTATACTCACAAAAAAACATCATGTTCTTATATTGTTTACTTTTTAATTACCTCATAGTATGAAGCTTCTGTCATGAGTGGTCACCACTTTGTTAACAAAACTTTATCTACAATCTTGCCAATTTTCATCTAAATATCATCCTATCCACCATTGTCAGGAGCAGGACTCTCCACACAAATTAAGAGGGAAACacgtaataaaagtaaaaaaaaaattatataaaatttacagAAACATTAACaatagatttaatttaatttgttaaatttaaagaTGGAGGCATAATCTATTAATTTAAATAGATCAAGTTATGCAGGCACATTTTGAGAATCTCACTAACTTACTTATAATCTGGTGAAGAAGTAGATCGACGCAAATCCCATAACCAACCCGTCAAATTCATCAGTATGATCTATAAATCTGCAATATCTCTGCATCAGATAAACTATGTTAGTGAAAACCAACATGTGTAAAACTAAATCTATTCAACAGAAATCcaatttgaaaaatcaaaaacaaaaataatataatttggtgATCTATGAAAAAGAGATACACCTGTTATTATTAGAAATAGAACGCTCTTATAATTGGAGACTCTCAAATCAGATCTCATAAGTACCTTTATATTTCAGATGGCTGTTCATGGGGTAAGCTACAAATCTCCTGTAGAATTATGGCGGATGGCATGGTAAAAAAATTGCAGAAATTGCATCATCAGCTGCACCGTTATTAGCACCGTCAACACCATCAACGGTAATCCTTTCCTTGACAAGGTCAACAACTCCAAGAAGGAGAAGACCACTGGTGACAAGAAAGTGATCTATTTCTCTTGATTTTTCTTAATGCGTGTAATTAGTGAGGAGAACTTCTTATCTAAATCCACTAAGACTCAAGAACTATAGTTCCTGATCTGATCCAGCTTTCTAACTCTTGAGCATCCCAAGTTTCCAACTCTCCTAACTGTTTAATATTCTAACCTATTAAAAGTTGCATCTTTTTCTTGATTGGTGAAAAGTTAGGTGccaatttaaatttgaatggtaGTAATAGTAAATGTGTGTATATCTGTATATACAAGTGGGAGTGAAAGAGAGAAagatacatttttttattattattaaaatgtttTATTCATGACAATGAGTTTGGAAATAATTTTTAAGCGGGAGTTATGATCTTCTCTAATTCAATTAGTATATAtagtattataataaatttaaatatttagttcaccaattattaaaaagttataatatagttatcaaacaaaaaaaataaattaaaaaaattaaaatatatttttatttttaaaatatgtaaatttttttaaaaagattttattttattttaatttatttttatctcaacaatttttaatttacattaaatatattcttaactactatttttttattaaattttgaactaatttaacaaaaagttaacaaaaataattcttaacaCAAGTTAATCAAATATGGTAGtcatatattattattggatagatcataatttttttaaaaattttaattgtcaAGTCTATacttttaagataaaattaaaataaattaaaattttaaatatttgattaacttttaaaaaattttaaaaataaaaaatacattttactcttattaaaatatatcaacttaaaaattattttttttagttgacgTAACAAAAAGCTTATAAttcttttgaataattatttcttattaaatattaaaattatttcaaatacaaaaatctactgtcctttaattttttttcaaatgataCATGTGCAATAACGTTAACtaatattttcaaattgttaattattttattaagggcAATTTACGCTTATAAATTGTTTGAGCCCCAATattacgcaaatacattgtttcagTTTTATatacgcaaatgcattgtttcactattttatgtaaaccgctactggcagtagcggtttacaggtgtgcataaaccgctacaacTAGCCGCAGTttatgtgtgtgagtgtgtgagtgtaaatcgctgctggcagcagcggtttacgtgtgtgtttgtgtgtgtgagtgtaaaccgctatAGGCTATAGCGGTTTACGTGTAGTGTGCTGCCTATATAGTCaaattatacaaaattaaataaaaattaactaagttCCATACAAAACTAAGTTCCATACAAAAGAACATGtattaatagaaataattaaaaattttatatgaataatgagTACTAAAAATTT
Coding sequences within it:
- the LOC112803708 gene encoding disease resistance protein Roq1-like, translating into MADWTYDVFLSFRGKDIRQRFIGHLYKALCRRGFHTFIDDVEIERGEDITRSLLTAVENSMIAIPVFSENYATSSFCLDELVNIMECAKTKGQIVLPVFYDVDPSDVRNLRGSFGEAMEKHEERMKLKEDKERLEKWKMAFMQAANLSGFHFKLGAESECEFTEKIVKTVSKWIHHTCLYVSDQVVGLESQIPELNLLLDVESSDRVHMVGIHGIGGIGKTTLARAVYNSIADSFEGVCFLGNVRENSITHGLVYLQQMLLSKLVGDERDIKLGDVSEGKKVIERRLNRKKVLLIVDDVDRLEQLKAVAGDSVWFGSGSRIIVTTRNKGLLTSHGIVRTYEVEKLNDKEALDLLRWNVFKTREVDPSYSYILNRTVAFASGLPLALEVIGANLFGKSKDEWESALDQYKRSPKREIQEILKVSFDGLEEEEKKIFLDFACFFNGYRSKYVEEILRAHHGFCPKNSMRVLIDKSLVKIEDDRVMLHDLIQDMGREIVRQESEDPRGRSRIWNFEDAKRVLEQDKGSHKIEIIKLAFPKADEKLNWDGVAFIKMNNLRTIDINKGDFSDSPKHLPNSLKVLKWRGYPSQIFPFDFYPKEIAILWLPDSSISSLISFFQKQKKFMNLRVLNFRNCQHLEQIPDLSVAPHLEELSFCWCKNLTEVHKSVGLLNKLRMLDAKGCCKLRSFPDLMLPALEQLRLSSCSSLESFPEILGKMESLTKLELECTPIKEFPPSIRYITRLERLELWHSKIVLLPSGIFLMKELKCLRIRNCDGLLLHSQEKVEEQISSVVFSNQQHFDFRNCNVSNEFLQRSVPWFVNVKELNLSSNSFTILPACIEGCTFLKVLILDYCGNLREVGGIPPNIEKFSARRCISLKSLDLTLLSFTKDCYFLKELILDGCENLEEIRGIPPSIEVLHAPSSTLLTSSSRSMFSNQVTLNPKF